The Paramisgurnus dabryanus chromosome 3, PD_genome_1.1, whole genome shotgun sequence genome includes a window with the following:
- the LOC135776514 gene encoding uncharacterized protein encodes MDPLNQVDGMHLQRSRSSVLDLSVGCRQRPLKTNSTEALDLVKKSSWCGITSGCNNKSINLSESRSDRYITCNPNAPDHPEPASQRHGSMASSPDIYSLPLTDIDGQQYMYPPTDCVFADDDCRVETDHVLTQAKALCRKADSILENGTVGDRIQHNGLETHTQETLSSYGESYLNDTLSQTKGSSRLSQDTNAAAYTLRSSRSAVEHTPVETLKSECTAAKELSTCSIEIISSDDDSDIIEVPITNYKCKTPPNCRSQFRDVKVEINHGNQRTASARQKDACNRQMGCSPKNVNNEPDRPKFKMGSESRSLLSWMESVMIPIIPQDSDQDMDSAFSKLLPSTSNAENTSILKSPPIGSSSSTSRQPRKSSASKSRKRSKPRPKQKKPRKRLRVSSATNTPKKTRRKPCSSRPTSMFSPQEPEIKLKYVNHKEDKRDAKVDGFAPYIHMEFSSCTVVNFRKEDDFATKKEQQQAVSGVIPSTSCLQLGRVSSDDRFQVRHFCCLCGRAANEEGLGDLHGPYHPSGVQPICKDNTSPFGRRRDPEYSDIDSVYSLEDGVPQLIKQTGHLLVSPKRQKKENSVEKVEDSGAYSGRWIHEDCSIWTSAVFLVKGKLYGLEEAIRLAQGMVCSHCHRAGATLGCFFKDCPNKYHFPCTLKSDGALCEENFTIRCPKHKNKSSRLSVSRLKNR; translated from the exons ATGGACCCTCTCAACCAGGTCGATGGCATGCACCTCCAGCGATCTCGTTCCTCAGTTTTAGATCTGTCAGTTGGTTGCAGACAGAGGCCTTTAAAGACAAACTCTACAGAGGCTTTGGATCTAGTCAAAAAGTCCAGCTGGTGTGGCATTACTTCAGGGTGCAACAATAAGTCCATTAACTTATCTGAATCTCGGTCGGATAGGTACATTACATGCAATCCAAATGCACCTGATCACCCAGAACCAGCATCACAACGTCATGGGTCAATGGCTTCCTCCCCTGATATTTACTCTTTACCTTTAACAGACATTGATGGACAGCAATATATGTACCCACCCACAGACTGTGTGTTTGCAGATGATGATTGCCGTGTGGAAACGGATCACGTGTTGACGCAAGCCAAAGCACTTTGCAGGAAAGCAGATTCCATTTTGGAAAATGGCACAGTTGGAGATAGGATACAACACAATGGAttagagacacacacacaagaaaCTTTGAGCAGTTATGGTGAATCATATTTAAATGACACACTGTCACAAACTAAGGGCTCATCACGTTTATCTCAGGACACCAATGCCGCCGCATACACGCTGCGTTCCAGCAGATCGGCTGTGGAGCATACGCCGGTTGAAACACTTAAATCTGAATGTACTGCCGCTAAAGAACTGTCTACATGCTCAATTGAAATTATTTCTAGTGATGATGACAGTGACATCATTGAGGTGCCGATAACCAATTATAAGTGCAAGACACCTCCAAACTGTCGCTCTCAATTTAGGGATGTTAAAGTTGAGATAAATCATGGAAATCAAAGGACTGCCTCCGCAAGACAAAAAGATGCTTGTAATCGTCAAATGGGCTGCTCTCCCAAAAATGTGAACAATGAACCGGATAGACCCAAATTTAAAATGGGATCAGAATCCAGATCGCTGTTGTCATGGATGGAATCGGTCATGATACCAATCATCCCGCAGGATAGCGATCAAGACATGGACTCAGCTTTTTCCAAACTCCTTCCATCTACCTCGAATGCAGAAAACACAAGCATCTTGAAGTCCCCACCGATTGGCTCATCGTCCTCAACATCCAGACAACCAAGGAAGTCCTCTGCCTCAAAAAGCAGAAAAAGATCCAAACCAAGGCCCAAACAAAAGAAACCACGCAAGCGGTTGAGAGTTTCATCAGCCACGAACACACCCAAAAAAACACGCAGAAAACCTTGCTCATCTCGACCTACATCAATGTTTTCTCCTCAAGAGCCAGAGATCAAACTTAAATATGTGAACCACAAAGAGGACAAGAGAGATGCCAAAGTGGATGGCTTTGCCCCCTACATTCACATGGAATTCTCATCCTGCACAGTTGTCAATTTTAGAAAAGAGGATGATTTTGCAACAAAGAAGGAACAGCAGCAGGCAGTTTCTGGGGTTATTCCAAGTACTTCTTGTTTGCAACTGGGGCGCGTTAGCTCGGATGACAGATTTCAGGTCAGGCATTTTTGCTGCCTGTGCGGGAGGGCTGCCAATGAGGAAGGTCTTGGGGATTTACATGGACCTTATCACCCCAGTGGAGTTCAGCCCATCTGTAAGGACAACACCAGCCCATTTGGTCGGAGACGAGACCCAGAGTACAGTGACATAGACTCTGTCTACAGTTTAGAGGATGGTGTACCTCAGTTAATCAAACAGACAGGTCATTTGTTAGTTTCACCTAAACGGCAAAAGAAAGAGAACTCTGTAGAGAAGGTTGAAGATTCTGGTGCTTATAGTGGACGCTGGATACATGAGGACTGTAGTATTTGGACTTCAGCTGTCTTTTTGGTTAAAGGAAAACTCTATGGATTAGAGGAAGCCATCCGGCTTGCGCAAGGAATG GTGTGTTCACACTGTCACAGAGCTGGTGCCACACTGGGATGTTTCTTCAAAGATTGCCCAAATAAGTACCACTTTCCCTGCACCCTGAAGTCAG acGGTGCCCTGTGTGAGGAAAACTTCACAATAAGATGCCCTAAGCACAAG AATAAATCCTCCAGATTAAGTGTCAGCAGGCTGAAGAACAGATGA